From Falco naumanni isolate bFalNau1 chromosome 4, bFalNau1.pat, whole genome shotgun sequence:
tgtgggttttatttagAAACCTGAAAGTACCGAGCAGAGACAAAATGGCCTTAAAATGGTGGACCAAGCGATATGGTCCAAAAAGATGTCAAATGGTGCAAGGCGAATACCAGTGTCACCTGATCAGGTAACTCATTcttaagatttttattaaattcttcaTTCATATAGTCATTTGGCGTGATGCTATGTTGTAGTGGAGAAGAACAGATAGTCTCTTTATGGAAAATACAGGTAGTGCTATTGCATGACCTAACTGAAGAtctgagaaaatgaagatttaaaatGGTTCTTTGAGGGCTGGGGTCAGTTGggggtgtgtttgttttttctttcatgtataAAAAGTGACTGGTAAAATATTTATCAATAGTATTTGTTTCAATTGCATTTCAGGCCAGGTCATACAACAGACAGATGCGGCCAGCTATTTTGGATCACAGCTCTGGGACCAAGTGGACAAACACTTCAAATCATCCTGAATTTTTGGTAGGAGAAGAGGTAAGATTCATTTTCCTACTGAAATGAGGCTttgtattacattttaatgaGGCTATGTTATATTTAGCAGTTTGCTATATATTAGGATGTATTGAAAGACATGTGAATTTAGTCAAGCAATATGTAAGAAGCTTTACTGTGGACTAACTGAATATTTATTATCATTCAGCAAGACCAGACAGTTTCCCTCATCTGCCTAACAAGTATCCTGGATCCTTTGCTGCTATAAATCAGTGTTTCTGAAGGGACTAGGTGAGAACTTTGCCCataattcataaaaaaaaaaaaggcaaaaaactgATAAAAGGATCAGCATGTGGAATTACTGCTGGGTAATTAGGTATTCATGAGTTTCAAAGagtctttaaattattttagttactaatttgaaataatggaaaaatataccGTTCTGTTCAGTAGATGTCCATCTGTGGATATGAAAATTCAAAGAATTTAATCCACTTATTTAATGtcttctttattttaacatgTATAATCAAGccctgttaaaaagaaattcccCATATTGCTGACACATCAGTCCGGGTGCTGCTGTATGTCTAGGATCTGcttctgaaatctttttctggtattttttgcTAATCTTTTGGGAAAAACTGCATAGAACATTGTCTCTTGTTTTCAGGCACTGTATGTTAATCCACTAGATTCTTATAATATACATTGGCCTATTAGAAGAGGGCAGTTGAATCTCCATACAGGACCTGGTGGCTCCCTCACTGCAGTATTAGCAGACCTTGAAGTTATATGGTCACATGCAATacaaaaatatctggaaatACCGTTGAAAGACCTAAAGGTGAGCTGTGAACACATTAATGTGGCCTGCATCCCCTTCTGTAAATGTTACTCTGAAAGCGAAGCAACCTGCTGTTATTGGTAGCCTCTTACTAGTGGCTTTCTTAACAAAGAAATTCTTTCTGCTGGTGAGCATCATTCCTGACctcatttggatttttttctgtgtctttaagACAAACATTGTTAATAGAACTTTTAACAAGGCGGTTTGGAAATCCCATTATAGAAATTCTACAGTTTTAGTCTGTTTGGTCGGGGGGTGTTGTTGACTAAAGGAGGCAACGAGGAAAGGTTCCCTAATACTTGCATAATTTCTTGTCCTTGTTGAGTAGGTGTTTTTCTCATGTCTGATGTACTTTTAAACACTTTGGTAGCCTATAAATTCTtaacttggttttttttttgttaacttttttttgtaatcattTTTAAAGGATTAGAAACCTTCCCCCTTTTGataattttgcttcttttaataACTTGTATATTGTGCTTTCTTCCTTAGCATCAGGTATTCAAGAATGTAGAGAAACTTAGTTTGAGAGCTGACTTTAATTTACTGTTCTTATCTTCAGTACTACAGATGCATTTTACTAATTCCAGACATCTATAATAAACAACACGTGAAGGAACTGGTAAATATGATCCTAATGAAGATGGGCTTCTCAGGTAAAACCATACATAAGTAAGCACTTAATGATCAATAGTGTAAAGATTTGTATAAAATCCCAGTTTGGCTGGAACTAGCACCTTTCAATCTTCTGCTGTCTGGTGACTGTTACCTCTTTTAATGGGGCAGAAGGGTGGGCTAGCACTGAAACAAGTTTCTTGGTTTGCTATCATGTATTCCAACCATGAGCTTCTCCCTTCAGCTGAGATAAAAGTAGTATCAGTGacttttcaagtatttctgaagTGGACAACGTTAACTCTGTTACAGAGTATTAAGATTCTTAGACTTCAAAACGAAAGTATGTGATGTCAGATGCTGCTACTGTCTTTACAGAATGACATAATAGGAGTTTTCAGAGTTGGTTTAAGCGCATGCACTAAAGATAGAAGAGTAataaagtgaattaaaaaaaaaaacccaagtaattGTTAGCTGCTTCTGCATATTTGTTTTTAGACTGCAAAGCCCTCTGATGAAAAAAGCAAcacagtttcttttcagttaaaCTGCTGGAAGTTTCTAGCTGCTCTTCTGGACTGAACTGCTGTAGTCTTTAAGCATCTTTCTCTGATTTCACATTTAGAGAAAACACGGAAAGTCATTAAGGAAGGCACAGTAACCCAACCATACTTAATGTGAAATACATCAGAGTAGTGGTGCTCCAGTACTACGCAGGTTTAAGTACAGGTTTGCGATACAAATGCAAAGGTACTCTTTTACAGAGTTAAAGTTGGactgaaaggaaagcagagggtGAAAGTGGACCTTGTTTTATAACTACTTAAAAAGCATATCTAAAATGCTAGTGGTAATAATACTTGAttaaaactaggaaaaaattaGGAAGACACTTCATGTGCATCTGATAATGAAGACCCTGCAATACCggttaaaataataaagtctTGAGGCAGTGTCTTTAATCTTgcaaaaaataagaacatttgAATACAGGCATCCACTGTACTCTTAGCTTTTCTCAGGACTTTTAAGGGCTTACATAACAAAAAATCTGGAAGTATCCCCACCCCATCTTTGCTAAATATACAGATTTTCAGTGCAGATTCAGCTATTAGTAGATTCTACAAGACATTAAGATGGCCTTTAAAAGTCACCAACACAGCTCTGGAGCTTGGCATAAATTGGATATAATTTTTTCTCATATTGCTAGGAATTGTTGTACACCAAGAGTCTGTCTGCGCTACCTTTGGAAGCGGGTTAAGCAGTGCATGTATAGTAGATGTGGGAGATCAGAAGACAAGTGTTTGCTGTGTAGAAGATGGTGTTTCCCATCGCAACACCAGGTATCTTTTAGTACGCAGAATTATTATAAGCACGTATTTAGTTACTTACCAAAGACTTGGCTTTAAAAATGAGACAAATGTTCTATAAATAcagggttttctttctgtgagcCATCTAACAGGGTCATAGTGTTACAATATGAACCTTAAAGAATTCTCTCTgtcttcaaaagaagaaaacaggcacaACTGATACTGTGCTCTGGAAACTACATGGAAGTCATGATTGCAGCACATCTAAAATGTTCCTTGTACTCCTGTGCATGCTACTGTAGAAGGCCAGTATgtcagcaaataaataaaataatctttttcttctctgtgcatTAGGCTGTGCCTTGCATATGGAGGATCTGATGTGTCAAGGTGTTTTTATTGGCTTATGCAACGAGCAGGATTCCCATATAGAGACTGTCAGTTAACTAATAAGCTGGATtgcctgctgcttcagcacctaaaggaaacattttgtcATCTAGACCAGGTGAGAATGGGAAAATAGTGTATTCTccaagtaattttcttttctctttacagaATGCTACTCTGGGTAACCTTTTTGAGAGTCTACAATTGCTtgtaaatggaataaaatgtaatattttactCAATAGAATACTGGCAAAAGTTTGAAAAGCTTTAGACTTGAAGTATTtgtaacttgttttgtttttcttctagtcGAAAGGAATCCCAACTCTTAGAAAGGCAGTTTCTTTACTCTTATTACTGAAAGAAGCACATAGTAGCTGCATATTTGCTGGTTTTCAACTTCAGTTTTGTAAGATCTGCCACCAGGTCTCTCCTTTCTGCACAAACTCTCATTTTAGAGGCTTAGGCATGTAGAGAGCTGTCATACTAcagggaaaagacaaaaaaaaaaaaagaaagaatagcTAAATGAAATTCATAGTCTGAAGAGTTTTGTTACTTTGTTTCCTACAGTTCAAATACATTACACAGCTTGATAGATATAAAAGATAGTTTTGGGGCGTgcgtttgtttttttactttaggaTATTTCTGGATTGCAAGATCATGAGTTCCAGATTCGGCATCCGGATTCTCCAGCTCTGTTATACCAGTTCCGATTAGGGGATGAAAAATTACAggtgatttgttttaaaattacaagaatTATATTCAGCATTCAGGCTCAGCACCTCACCTTGTACTGGCCCAGTGCTACTAAGCCCACATGATTTATTGATTGTTCTTAACATATGTTTGTTTACAGTTCTAAAATTAATTACTGTAGGTATGAGTGGGCTTAATGCAGCACTAGTGGATGCACAAGACTTCCTAACTAGCTTTAGCCAGAATGGTTGTAGTTTCCACTCTACTATGATATATATCATTCAAGTGCAAAGAATGAATActaattttgtaaatttttcaGCTCACTATTGAATTTTCTAAATTTGTAACAAACTGCATTtgagtatttatttatattttatttatttatgctaGAATCTGTAAAGAAACTTATGTATACAATTGTATTTGGGGGTTATTACACAAAACTGAAGACACATTAGCTTTTTACaaaactgtttggaaaaaacTGTATATTTAATATTGAATTGTGAGAAAAATAGaacaaggtttttctttttttatagtaaatgccaaaaaaagaaaaactatgtAGGAAAGCCATGCCAAATCTCTCATTCTTCAGGCTCCAATGGCTCTGTTTTATCCAGCAACTTTTGGAATTGTTGGACAAAAAATGACAACTTTGCAACACAGGTCACAAGGTGACCCTGAGGATCCTCATGATGAACACTATCTGCTAGCCACACAAAGTAAGCAGGAGCAGGTGTGTgaattctcattttatttttcattgagaTTATTTAATTTGGGAATAAAATCAGGACTCATTATCTCATCTCGGAAACCAAAGTTTGTTACCTTTGCATTAAGGAATACAGTAGGGAATTATGGATGTCTAGACAAGTCTTTAATTAAAACTGTGTATTTTCAGAGTCTAAGAGGGCTTCAAAGTAAACCTCTTGCTTTGAAAGTGgggattaaaatgaaaattatatgaGATAATAATGCATGCTTAACCTTTCTCTGCAAAAAGGTGACGGGAAGTACAATGGTGCTTAGTTAAGTCTTTGTATTGTTCTCTAACCTACCGAAGACcttcttgcatttttcataATTCAACTTGTTTTCTCAATTTCAAGTCTGCAAAAGCTACAGCTGATAAAAAATCTATGTCTAAGCCTGGTGCATTTGAGGGAGACTTGAGAGGCCAAGCCTCAGACATTTCAGAGAGGATCTACCCACAAGAAGTGGAACTGGGATCTTCCCAGAGTGATTGTGTGATATCTGGAAATGATTCAGAGGAACCTCTAACTGCACACATGTCCAGGAAAACAGCTATTTCTCAGTTTGAAGGCAAAGCCTTGGGCCTTGACAAAGCCATTCTTCATAGTATTGACTGCTGTGGTAAGAGTTACATTTGTACAATTCTGTAAAATATGCATGTCAGCGTGGATTTATGGTAACTCCTGTATTTTACCAAAGAAAGATGTATGTCCCCAAGTTTTATCATCTTTCAAGTAGCAATACTGTTCTTTATACTTGCATCTTTGTTGAAGTAGACTTTTTGAATCTCCAAGGAatagaaagaattttaaaagcaaacacttaACTGCTTTCTGTCTGGTTTGACTTGCACTAAATTCTTTGTAATACAAACACAGGCCATATTAACTTTAAAACacatatatttctatatatccTTTCATTCCAGCATCTGATGATACAAAAAAGAAGATGTACAGCTCCATCTTAGTGGTGGGAGGAGGCCTTATGTTTCATAAAGCTCAAGAGTTTCTTCAACACCGTATTCTCAACAAAATGCCACCTTCTTTCAGAAGAGTTGTTGAAAATGTTGAAGTCATCACAAGACCTAAGGTATACTGTTAACTAATAGCTAAATAGTTAATAAACTATGATTAGTTGAAATCTTTGACagattaaaaacattctttcaaaACCACAGA
This genomic window contains:
- the ACTR8 gene encoding actin-related protein 8 isoform X1, with amino-acid sequence MTQAEKGEAENGKDKERDREREQRGVKRPIVPAAVPESLQEQIQSNFIVVIHPGSTTLRLGRATDTLPVGIPHVIARRHKQPGQAAYWDSWLLRDGLNKPESTEQRQNGLKMVDQAIWSKKMSNGARRIPVSPDQARSYNRQMRPAILDHSSGTKWTNTSNHPEFLVGEEALYVNPLDSYNIHWPIRRGQLNLHTGPGGSLTAVLADLEVIWSHAIQKYLEIPLKDLKYYRCILLIPDIYNKQHVKELVNMILMKMGFSGIVVHQESVCATFGSGLSSACIVDVGDQKTSVCCVEDGVSHRNTRLCLAYGGSDVSRCFYWLMQRAGFPYRDCQLTNKLDCLLLQHLKETFCHLDQDISGLQDHEFQIRHPDSPALLYQFRLGDEKLQAPMALFYPATFGIVGQKMTTLQHRSQGDPEDPHDEHYLLATQSKQEQSAKATADKKSMSKPGAFEGDLRGQASDISERIYPQEVELGSSQSDCVISGNDSEEPLTAHMSRKTAISQFEGKALGLDKAILHSIDCCASDDTKKKMYSSILVVGGGLMFHKAQEFLQHRILNKMPPSFRRVVENVEVITRPKDMDPRLIAWKGGAVLACLDTTQELWIYQREWQRFGVRMLRERAAFVW
- the ACTR8 gene encoding actin-related protein 8 isoform X2, translated to MCWRCRLTQKPESTEQRQNGLKMVDQAIWSKKMSNGARRIPVSPDQARSYNRQMRPAILDHSSGTKWTNTSNHPEFLVGEEALYVNPLDSYNIHWPIRRGQLNLHTGPGGSLTAVLADLEVIWSHAIQKYLEIPLKDLKYYRCILLIPDIYNKQHVKELVNMILMKMGFSGIVVHQESVCATFGSGLSSACIVDVGDQKTSVCCVEDGVSHRNTRLCLAYGGSDVSRCFYWLMQRAGFPYRDCQLTNKLDCLLLQHLKETFCHLDQDISGLQDHEFQIRHPDSPALLYQFRLGDEKLQAPMALFYPATFGIVGQKMTTLQHRSQGDPEDPHDEHYLLATQSKQEQSAKATADKKSMSKPGAFEGDLRGQASDISERIYPQEVELGSSQSDCVISGNDSEEPLTAHMSRKTAISQFEGKALGLDKAILHSIDCCASDDTKKKMYSSILVVGGGLMFHKAQEFLQHRILNKMPPSFRRVVENVEVITRPKDMDPRLIAWKGGAVLACLDTTQELWIYQREWQRFGVRMLRERAAFVW